One stretch of Gadus macrocephalus chromosome 12, ASM3116895v1 DNA includes these proteins:
- the usp13 gene encoding ubiquitin carboxyl-terminal hydrolase 13 isoform X4: MAADLGELLVPFMPTIRVPKTGDRVFKSECAFSYDSPESEGGLYVCMNTFLGFGREHVERHYRKTGQSVYMHLKRHVKEKKTGATSGAFPKRRNGKVFLDLELNRDFNSEDYDFEDEAKLVIFPDHFEIALPNIEELPALVTIACDAVLNSPSAYKKQEPDSWEEDIQESRHSRSLRQQDNGVRIRPSGWKCQKCEMRENLWLNLTDGAVLCGKWFFDGAGGNGHALDHYKDTNFPLAVKLETITPDGADVYSFEEEEAVLDPNISEHLSHFGIDMLQMQQRTENGHDTDNNNSPPRSRPSEWEVIQESGSKLKSVYGSGYTGVKNLGNSCYLGCVMQVLFSIPEFQRMYVGNLQRIYDYSPLDPSQDFATQMAKLGYGLLSGQFSKPPMKSELIEQVMKEEYKHQQKGLSPKMFKALVSKGHPEFSSSRQQDAQEFLQHVITLVERNSGGSENPSDVFRFLTEERVQCCQTRRVRYNQRVDYLMQLPVPIEAATNREELLAYEAKRREAEENQRAPPEPARARVPFAACLQAFTEPDNVPDFWSSALQAKSAGVKTSRFSSFPEYLILQIKKFTFGVDWIPKKLDVSIDVPDFLDLNRFRATGLQAGEEELPNLSPPIVLPEDTRDNSMSSLDSPEIDEAAVMQLAEMGFPLEACRKAVYYTGNMGPEMAFNWIIAHMEEPDFAEPLSLPPSTIELLPSSASETDPFAAAAAATATPLDNSPPEESVAILTSMGFPRSHTIQALRATNNNLERALDWIFTHPEEEQQSDALSDMADTEPTNQAFSLPNSHSDPTLSPDPEADAAGPRVKDGPGRYELLAFISHMGASTMSGHYVCHIKKEGRWVIYNDHKVSLSERPPKDLGYIYFYRRLSSS; this comes from the exons AAAAAGACAGGTGCCACAAGTGGTGCCTTCCCCAAGAGACGGAACGGAAAAGTGTTTCTGG ATCTGGAGCTCAACCGGGATTTTAACAGTGAGGACTATGACTTTGAGGATGAGGCCAAGCTCGTCATATTCCCAGACCACTTCGAGATCGCCCTACCCAACATCGAGGAGCTACCTGCGCTG GTGACGATAGCTTGCGATGCGGTGCTCAACTCACCGTCGGCCTACAAGAAGCAGGAGCCAGATTCCTGGGAGGAGGATATCCAGGAGTCCCGGCACTCCAGAAGCCTCAGACAGCAGGACAATGGGGTCAGGATCAGGCCTAG CGGCTGGAAGTGTCAGAAGTGTGAGATGAGGGAGAACCTGTGGCTGAACCTCACCGACGGAGCGGTGCTCTGTGGGAAGTGGTTCTTCGACGGCGCCGGGGGCAACGGCCACGCCCTGGACCACTACAAGGACACCAACTTCCCCCTGGCGGTCAAACTGGAGACCATCACCCCGGACGGAGCAG ACGTGTACTCAttcgaggaggaagaggctgtGCTCGACCCTAACATCTCAGAACACTTGTCACACTTTGGAATAGACATGCTACAGATGCAGCAAAGG ACGGAGAACGGTCACGAcacagacaacaacaacagcccgCCGCGGTCGCGGCCGAGCGAGTGGGAGGTGATCCAGGAGTCGGGCTCCAAGCTGAAGTCGGTGTACGGCTCGGGTTACACGGGGGTCAAGAACCTGGGCAACAGCTGCTACCTGGGCTGCGTCATGCAGGTGCTCTTCAGCATCCCCGAGTTCCAGAGGAT GTATGTTGGCAACCTCCAGAGGATATACGACTACTCACCACTGGACCCCTCTCAGGACTTTGCCACACAAAT GGCTAAACTGGGCTACGGACTGCTCTCAGGCCAGTTCTCCAAGCCACCAATGAAATCTGAGCTCATTGAACAGGTGATGAAAGAAGAATACAAG CACCAGCAGAAGGGCCTCTCTCCCAAGATGTTCAAGGCCCTGGTCAGCAAGGGCCACCCCGAGTTCTCCTCCAGCCGGCAGCAGGACGCCCAGGAGTTCCTCCAGCACGTCATCACCTTGGTGGAG agGAACAGCGGCGGCTCGGAGAACCCGAGCGACGTCTTCCGCTTCCTGACGGAGGAGCGTGTGCAGTGCTGCCAGACGCGCCGCGTGCGCTACAACCAGCGGGTGGACTACCTCATGCAGCTGCCCGTGCCCATCGAAGCAGCCACCAACCGGG aggAGCTCCTGGCCTACGAGGCCAAGCgcagggaggcggaggagaacCAGCGGGCCCCCCCGGAGCCGGCGCGAGCCCGGGTCCCCTTCGCCGCCTGCCTGCAGGCCTTCACGGAGCCCGACAACGTCCccgacttctggagctcagcgCTGCAAGCCAAGTCTGCCGGGGTCAA GACTTCCCGTTTCTCCTCCTTCCCAGAATACCTGATATTGCAGATAAAGAAGTTCACATTTGGCGTGGACTGGATTCCAAAGAAACTGG ACGTGTCCATCGACGTGCCAGACTTCCTGGACCTGAACCGGTTTCGAGCCACGGGGCTCCAGGCGGGAGAAGAGGAGCTACCGAACCTGAGCCCACCCATCGTACTGCCAGAGGACACCAGAG ACAACTCCATGAGTTCCCTGGACT CCCCAGAGATCGACGAGGCTGCAGTAATGCAACTGGCCGAGATGGGCTTCCCACTGGAGGCCTGCCGGAAGGCGGTGTACTACACGGGCAACATGGGGCCAGAGATGGCCTTCAACTGGATCATAGCCCACATGGAGGAACCTG ACTTTGCGGAGCCGCTGAGCCTCCCGCCCTCCACGATAGAGCTGCTCCCCTCCTCCGCCAGCGAGACCGATCccttcgccgccgccgccgccgccaccgccaccccgTTGGACAACTCGCCCCCGGAGGAGAGCGTCGCCATCCTCACCTCCATGGGCTTCCCCCGCAGCCACACCATCCAGGCCCTCCGAGCCACG AACAACAACCTCGAGCGAGCGCTGGACTGGATCTTCACGCAcccggaggaggagcagcagagcgACGCGCTGTCAGACATGGCCGACACCGAGCCCACCAACCAGGCCTTCTCATTGCCCAACTCCCACAGCGACCCCACCCTGTCTCCGGACCCCGAGGCGGACGCGGCCGGGCCCCGCGTCAAGGACGGACCGGGAC GTTACGAGCTCTTGGCCTTCATCAGCCACATGGGGGCGTCCACAATGTCCGGTCACTACGTGTGTCACATCAAGAAGGAGGGAAG GTGGGTGATCTACAACGATCACAAAGTGTCTTTGTCGGAACGCCCTCCCAAAGACTTGGGCTACATATACTTTTACCGGCGCTTGTCCAGCAGCTAG
- the usp13 gene encoding ubiquitin carboxyl-terminal hydrolase 13 isoform X2: MAADLGELLVPFMPTIRVPKTGDRVFKSECAFSYDSPESEGGLYVCMNTFLGFGREHVERHYRKTGQSVYMHLKRHVKEKKTGATSGAFPKRRNGKVFLDLELNRDFNSEDYDFEDEAKLVIFPDHFEIALPNIEELPALVTIACDAVLNSPSAYKKQEPDSWEEDIQESRHSRSLRQQDNGVRIRPSGWKCQKCEMRENLWLNLTDGAVLCGKWFFDGAGGNGHALDHYKDTNFPLAVKLETITPDGADVYSFEEEEAVLDPNISEHLSHFGIDMLQMQQRTENGHDTDNNNSPPRSRPSEWEVIQESGSKLKSVYGSGYTGVKNLGNSCYLGCVMQVLFSIPEFQRMYVGNLQRIYDYSPLDPSQDFATQMAKLGYGLLSGQFSKPPMKSELIEQVMKEEYKVLDWHQQKGLSPKMFKALVSKGHPEFSSSRQQDAQEFLQHVITLVERNSGGSENPSDVFRFLTEERVQCCQTRRVRYNQRVDYLMQLPVPIEAATNREELLAYEAKRREAEENQRAPPEPARARVPFAACLQAFTEPDNVPDFWSSALQAKSAGVKTSRFSSFPEYLILQIKKFTFGVDWIPKKLDVSIDVPDFLDLNRFRATGLQAGEEELPNLSPPIVLPEDTRDNSMSSLDSPEIDEAAVMQLAEMGFPLEACRKAVYYTGNMGPEMAFNWIIAHMEEPDFAEPLSLPPSTIELLPSSASETDPFAAAAAATATPLDNSPPEESVAILTSMGFPRSHTIQALRATNNNLERALDWIFTHPEEEQQSDALSDMADTEPTNQAFSLPNSHSDPTLSPDPEADAAGPRVKDGPGRYELLAFISHMGASTMSGHYVCHIKKEGRWVIYNDHKVSLSERPPKDLGYIYFYRRLSSS; encoded by the exons AAAAAGACAGGTGCCACAAGTGGTGCCTTCCCCAAGAGACGGAACGGAAAAGTGTTTCTGG ATCTGGAGCTCAACCGGGATTTTAACAGTGAGGACTATGACTTTGAGGATGAGGCCAAGCTCGTCATATTCCCAGACCACTTCGAGATCGCCCTACCCAACATCGAGGAGCTACCTGCGCTG GTGACGATAGCTTGCGATGCGGTGCTCAACTCACCGTCGGCCTACAAGAAGCAGGAGCCAGATTCCTGGGAGGAGGATATCCAGGAGTCCCGGCACTCCAGAAGCCTCAGACAGCAGGACAATGGGGTCAGGATCAGGCCTAG CGGCTGGAAGTGTCAGAAGTGTGAGATGAGGGAGAACCTGTGGCTGAACCTCACCGACGGAGCGGTGCTCTGTGGGAAGTGGTTCTTCGACGGCGCCGGGGGCAACGGCCACGCCCTGGACCACTACAAGGACACCAACTTCCCCCTGGCGGTCAAACTGGAGACCATCACCCCGGACGGAGCAG ACGTGTACTCAttcgaggaggaagaggctgtGCTCGACCCTAACATCTCAGAACACTTGTCACACTTTGGAATAGACATGCTACAGATGCAGCAAAGG ACGGAGAACGGTCACGAcacagacaacaacaacagcccgCCGCGGTCGCGGCCGAGCGAGTGGGAGGTGATCCAGGAGTCGGGCTCCAAGCTGAAGTCGGTGTACGGCTCGGGTTACACGGGGGTCAAGAACCTGGGCAACAGCTGCTACCTGGGCTGCGTCATGCAGGTGCTCTTCAGCATCCCCGAGTTCCAGAGGAT GTATGTTGGCAACCTCCAGAGGATATACGACTACTCACCACTGGACCCCTCTCAGGACTTTGCCACACAAAT GGCTAAACTGGGCTACGGACTGCTCTCAGGCCAGTTCTCCAAGCCACCAATGAAATCTGAGCTCATTGAACAGGTGATGAAAGAAGAATACAAGGTATTAGACTGG CACCAGCAGAAGGGCCTCTCTCCCAAGATGTTCAAGGCCCTGGTCAGCAAGGGCCACCCCGAGTTCTCCTCCAGCCGGCAGCAGGACGCCCAGGAGTTCCTCCAGCACGTCATCACCTTGGTGGAG agGAACAGCGGCGGCTCGGAGAACCCGAGCGACGTCTTCCGCTTCCTGACGGAGGAGCGTGTGCAGTGCTGCCAGACGCGCCGCGTGCGCTACAACCAGCGGGTGGACTACCTCATGCAGCTGCCCGTGCCCATCGAAGCAGCCACCAACCGGG aggAGCTCCTGGCCTACGAGGCCAAGCgcagggaggcggaggagaacCAGCGGGCCCCCCCGGAGCCGGCGCGAGCCCGGGTCCCCTTCGCCGCCTGCCTGCAGGCCTTCACGGAGCCCGACAACGTCCccgacttctggagctcagcgCTGCAAGCCAAGTCTGCCGGGGTCAA GACTTCCCGTTTCTCCTCCTTCCCAGAATACCTGATATTGCAGATAAAGAAGTTCACATTTGGCGTGGACTGGATTCCAAAGAAACTGG ACGTGTCCATCGACGTGCCAGACTTCCTGGACCTGAACCGGTTTCGAGCCACGGGGCTCCAGGCGGGAGAAGAGGAGCTACCGAACCTGAGCCCACCCATCGTACTGCCAGAGGACACCAGAG ACAACTCCATGAGTTCCCTGGACT CCCCAGAGATCGACGAGGCTGCAGTAATGCAACTGGCCGAGATGGGCTTCCCACTGGAGGCCTGCCGGAAGGCGGTGTACTACACGGGCAACATGGGGCCAGAGATGGCCTTCAACTGGATCATAGCCCACATGGAGGAACCTG ACTTTGCGGAGCCGCTGAGCCTCCCGCCCTCCACGATAGAGCTGCTCCCCTCCTCCGCCAGCGAGACCGATCccttcgccgccgccgccgccgccaccgccaccccgTTGGACAACTCGCCCCCGGAGGAGAGCGTCGCCATCCTCACCTCCATGGGCTTCCCCCGCAGCCACACCATCCAGGCCCTCCGAGCCACG AACAACAACCTCGAGCGAGCGCTGGACTGGATCTTCACGCAcccggaggaggagcagcagagcgACGCGCTGTCAGACATGGCCGACACCGAGCCCACCAACCAGGCCTTCTCATTGCCCAACTCCCACAGCGACCCCACCCTGTCTCCGGACCCCGAGGCGGACGCGGCCGGGCCCCGCGTCAAGGACGGACCGGGAC GTTACGAGCTCTTGGCCTTCATCAGCCACATGGGGGCGTCCACAATGTCCGGTCACTACGTGTGTCACATCAAGAAGGAGGGAAG GTGGGTGATCTACAACGATCACAAAGTGTCTTTGTCGGAACGCCCTCCCAAAGACTTGGGCTACATATACTTTTACCGGCGCTTGTCCAGCAGCTAG